Proteins encoded by one window of Venturia canescens isolate UGA chromosome 2, ASM1945775v1, whole genome shotgun sequence:
- the LOC122406966 gene encoding monocarboxylate transporter 5-like — translation MSLGKRLRLDEVITSMPELGPTLPDGGFSWIVLVGVMAIQMTVPSISSMYGVVLGYMVRDDTPDFDMWTKKIALTPILFTAFWSIADPWTRIIVKLASVPRLIGLVGVSLLSVGVLASGYLASGGVGAYLAGMSAGAVMGIGASFVLVQSENVLRRHFRTRLRLALTLRSLALSAGLVLAPGFALALLSESGLHMGLLMMACVFTPTALGTMALRSPNLRSCSSPYSLLLSEEDNELTPRRNPNVARDSQPAETSVNSGDAIYEIAEEASAKGEDPPSLFSQGNNAFNYQDPDDDLDLFVAPALKSIHFTWKQEFQVFRSLKFWLGTAACLGARLGALFLWILLPSLTVTRIEDADLSDGASLSIVAGIGTLVPNAAAYWRPSTARWRSLAFGGSSWLGAFVLFGLSYNFSYPGLAILAFAGGVAVGGSAVSVESALQDTLGDQPARKAHTILSTLVGLAILLFSFIQSPSLCLQLAALSQCVGGAYWVIVPCLGSIRAR, via the exons ATGTCACTCGGCAAACGTCTCCGGCTCGACGAAGTCATTACTTCAATGCCGGAGCTTGGTCCAACGTTACCCGACGGTGGCTTCTCCTGGATCGTTCTCGTCGGCGTCATGGCCATTCAG ATGACTGTACCAAGTATATCGTCGATGTACGGTGTAGTTTTGGGATACATGGTAAGAGACGATACTCCGGACTTTGACATGTGGACGAAGAAGATCGCCCTGACGCCGATACTGTTTACAGCCTTTTGGAGCATAGCAG ATCCCTGGACGCGAATAATCGTCAAGCTGGCATCGGTGCCGCGGCTCATCGGTCTCGTGGGAGTTTCGTTGCTGTCGGTCGGCGTTTTGGCGTCGGGTTATTTGGCGAGCGGTGGAGTGGGCGCTTATTTGGCAGGAATGAGCGCCGGAGCGGTGATGGGGATCGGGGCGAGTTTCGTGCTCGTCCAGAGCGAGAACGTGCTGCGAAGACACTTCAGAACGCGTCTGAGATTGGCATTGACGCTGCGCAGCTTGGCTCTGAGCGCGGGTCTCGTTTTGGCGCCAGGATTCGCGCTGGCTTTGCTCTCCGAGTCTGGCTTGCACATGGGCTTGCTCATGATGGCGTGCGTTTTCACGCCGACGGCCCTGGGAACGATGGCTCTCCGCTCGCCGAATCTGCGATCCTGCTCGTCCCCGTACTCGCTCCTCTTGAGCGAGGAGGACAACGAACTGACTCCCCGGAGGAATCCTAACGTCGCTCGCGACTCGCAACCGGCAGAAACTTCGGTGAACTCTGGCGACGCGATTTACGAAATCGCTGAGGAGGCTTCCGCCAAAGGAGAAGATCCGCCGTCGCTCTTCTCCCAGGGAAATAACGCCTTCAACTACCAAGACCCCGACGACGATCTCGACCTCTTCGTCGCCCCTGCACTCAAGTCCATTCACTTCACGTGGAAACAGGAATTCCAAGTTTTTCGATCCCTCAAATTTTGGCTCGGTACCGCAGCCTGTCTCGGGGCCAGGCTCGGAGCTCTTTTCCTGTGGATTCTTCTGCCCAGTTTAACCGTCACGAGGATCGAAGATGCTGACCTCTCCGATGGGGCGAGCCTCTCCATCGTCGCTGGGATCGGGACTCTCGTACCGAATGCCGCGGCCTACTGGAGACCGAGCACCGCGAGATGGAGGAGCTTGGCTTTCGGCGGCTCGTCTTGGCTCGGAGCTTTTGTCCTCTTCG GGCTTTCGTACAACTTTAGCTACCCCGGCCTCGCGATTCTCGCGTTCGCCGGTGGCGTTGCCGTCGGCGGTTCGGCGGTCAGCGTCGAGTCAGCGCTGCAAGACACTTTGGGAGATCAACCAGCCAGAAAAGCTCACACGATCCTCTCCACTCTCGTCGGACTCGCTATTCTCCTGTTCTCGTTTATTCAAA GTCCTTCTCTCTGCCTCCAATTGGCGGCTCTTTCACAGTGTGTCGGAGGAGCTTACTGGGTGATAGTGCCCTGTCTGGGCTCGATCCGGGCTCGGTGA